In the genome of Patagioenas fasciata isolate bPatFas1 chromosome 12, bPatFas1.hap1, whole genome shotgun sequence, one region contains:
- the FES gene encoding tyrosine-protein kinase Fes/Fps isoform X3: MGFGPELWCPQGHSALLRLQDSELRLLETMKKWMSQRAKSDREYAGMLHNMFSQLEKQEGPGQLRTSDQGSQIWESWWVLASRTETLSQILRRHAEELVAGPLAKLSLLIRDKQQLRKAFSERWQQLSQEYTRTTQQEVEKLKAQYRSLARDSAQAKRKYQEASKDKERDKAKEKYVRSLWKLYALHNQYVLAVRAAALHHQHYYQRALPSLHQSLYSLQQEMVLVLKEILQEYYSISSLVQEDMLAVHQEITSAIQAIDPATEYSDFIQSHRYGSEVPPVVSFDKSLLEETESLAPGELQLNELTVESVQHCLTSVEEELVAATEAVGSKEQRVQELQAEIRDQEQGCSPGERVHLLSKWQGLQDAQQQLEGCLCTQAKLQAQRELLTEKLVLLDSGEPLPALPLQEDRHSVCSAEQERSGASALETLKNHISGIFSPKYSLPPPVPLIPEVQKPLCQQVWYHGAIPRAEVQELLSCSGDFLVRESQGKQEYVLSVLWDGQPRHFIIQAADDKWVLNHEDVLLGERIGRGNFGEVFSGRLRADNTPVAVKSCRETLPPELKAKFLQEARILKQYNHPNIVRLIGVCTQKQPIYIVMELVQGGDFLSFLRSEGPHLRVKELIKMTENAAAGMEYLESKHCIHRDLAARNCLVAEKNALKISDFGMSREEEDGIYASTGGMRQIPVKWTAPEALNYGRYSSESDVWSFGILLWEAFSLGAVPYATLSNQQTREAVEQGVRLDPPEQCPEEVYRLMQRCWEYDPRKRPSFSTLHQDLIAIRKRHR; the protein is encoded by the exons ATGGGCTTCGGGCCAGAGCTGTGGTGCCCGCAGGGGCACAGtgcgctgctgcggctgcaggacagTGAGCTGCGCCTCCTGGAGACCATGAAGAAGTGGATGTCGCAGCGTGCCAAGAGCGACCGGGAGTACGCAGGGATGCTGCACAACATGTTCTCCCAGCTGGAGAAGCAGGAGGGCCCTGGGCAGCTCCGCACCAGCGACCAGGGCAGCCAGATCTGGGAG TCCTGGTGGGTACTGGCGAGCCGGACTGAGACGCTAAGCCAGATCCTGCGGCGGCACGCAGAGGAGCTGGTGGCGGGGCCGCTGGCCAAACTGAGCCTGCTCATTCGCGACAAGCAGCAGCTCCGCAAGGCCTTTAGCGAGCGGTGGCAGCAGCTCAGCCAGGAGTACACCCGG ACCACGCAGCAGGAGGTGGAGAAGCTGAAGGCGCAGTACCGCAGCCTGGCGCGCGACAGCGCCCAGGCCAAGCGCAAGTACCAGGAGGCCAGCAAAG ACAAGGAGCGAGACAAGGCGAAGGAGAAGTATGTGCGCAGCCTCTGGAAGCTCTATGCCCTGCACAACCAGTACGTGCTGGCCGTGCGGGCGGCCgcgctccaccaccagcactacTACCAGCGGGCGCTGCCCAGCCTCCACCAGTCCCTTTACAGCCTGCAGCAGGAGATGGTCCTTGTCCT GAAGGAGATCCTCCAGGAGTACTACAGCATCAGCAGCCTGGTGCAGGAGGACATGCTGGCTGTGCACCAGGAAATCACCAGCGCCATCCAGGCCATTGACCCGGCCACAGAGTACAGCGACTTCATACAGAGCCACAG GTACGGCTCTGAGGTGCCGCCAGTCGTGTCCTTCGACAAGAGCTTGCTGGAGGAGACGGAGAGCCTGGCCCCAGGGGAGCTGCAGCTGAACGAGCTGACTGTCGAGAGCGTCCAGCACtg CCTGACGTCGGTTGAGGAGGAGCTGGTGGCTGCCACAGAGGCTGTGGGCAGCAAGGAGCAGCgggtgcaggagctgcaggcGGAGATCCGGGACCAggagcagggctgcagccccGGGGAGCG GGTGCACTTGCTGAGCAAGTGGCAGGGGCTGCAGGACGCACAACAGCAGCTCGAGGGCTGCCTGTGCACCCAGGCCAAGCTGCAGGCGCAGCGGGAGCTGCTGACAGagaagctggtgctgctggacaGCGGGGagcccctgcccgccctgccGCTGCAGGAGGACCGGCACTCAGTCTGCTCTGCG GAGCAGGAGCGGAGTGGGGCCTCTGCACTGGAGACCCTCAAGAATCACATCTCAGGCATCTTCAGCCCCAAGTACTCG CTGCCGCCTCCGGTGCCCCTGATCCCAGAGGTGCAGAAGCCGCTGTGCCAGCAGGTCTGGTACCACGGGGCCATCCCGCGTGCGGAGgtgcaggagctgctgagctgcagcgGGGACTTCCTGGTGCGGGAGAGCCAGGGCAAACAGGAGTATGTGCTCAGCGTGCTGTGGGACGGGCAGCCCCGGCACTTCATCATCCAGGCTGCCGAC GACAAATGGGTGCTCAACCACGAGGATGTGCTGCTGGGGGAGCGCATTGGCCGG GGTAACTTTGGGGAGGTGTTCAGCGGTCGCCTGCGTGCTGACAACACCCCTGTGGCTGTGAAATCCTGCCGGGAAACCCTCCCACCTGAACTCAAGGCCAAGTTTCTGCAAGAAGCCAG GATTCTCAAGCAGTACAACCACCCCAACATTGTCCGTCTCATTGGCGTCTGCACCCAGAAGCAGCCCATTTACATCGTTATGGAGCTGGTGCAGG GGGGGGACTTCCTGAGCTTCCTGCGCAGTGAGGGGCCCCATCTGCGCGTGAAGGAGCTGATCAAGATGACAGAGAATGCTGCTGCTGGCATGGAGTACCTGGAGAGCAAGCACTGCATCCACAG GGACCTGGCCGCTCGCAACTGCCTGGTGGCGGAGAAGAATGCCCTGAAGATCAGTGACTTCGGGATGTcacgggaggaggaggatggcatCTATGCCTCCACGGGCGGGATGAGGCAGATCCCCGTCAAGTGGACCGCGCCTGAAGCACTCAATTACG GCCGATACAGCTCAGAGAGCGATGTCTGGAGCTTCGGGATCCTGCTGTGGGAAGCCTTCAGCCTAGGTGCTGTCCCCTACGCCACCCTCAGCAACCAGCAGACACGAGAGGCAGTGGAGCAGG GTGTGCGGCTGGACCCCCCCGAGCAGTGCCCCGAGGAGGTGTACCGGCTGATGCAGCGCTGCTGGGAGTACGACCCCCGCAAGCGGCCCAGTTTCAGCACCCTCCACCAGGACCTCATTGCCATCCGCAAGCGGCACCGGTGA